From a region of the Arachis ipaensis cultivar K30076 chromosome B09, Araip1.1, whole genome shotgun sequence genome:
- the LOC107615644 gene encoding uncharacterized protein LOC107615644, with amino-acid sequence MTTVAPMEIRVFSDLVNKARVVEEYAKTVATYKYTHGGSSSRGRGKYFHPRGQNFKRGGYVSQGQGGFRKNTQTQFQYAKGRGNQSKNSPYLICVCCGRFHPYDSCKIGLGGCFICGLPGHIVKDCTRRRNQNAGQSQHQGRVFAVNAKDASKADPLMKGICLIGYKSLVALYNTGASHSFILFAKVEELGLKVSELHFDLHMNTSHQIVMTSSGCRQVGFKLESRDFVHDVICLPMVGLEMILGFDSLSKNQVLLDCFERTILFMTEGENGAVVATGYYLNSVMVHCSGEECQGYILFAANALGDAQNLDQIPVVRDFPEVF; translated from the coding sequence ATGACTActgtggctcctatggagatcCGTGTCTTCTCTGACTTAGTGAACAAGGCTAGAGTAGTGGAAGAGTATGCCAAGACCGTGGCGACATACAAGTACACTCATGGCGGGAGCTCTAGTCGGGGGCGTGGCAAGTATTTTCATCCTAGAGGTCAAAACTTCAAAAGAGGAGGATATGTGTCTCAAGGTCAAGGAGGTTTTAGGAAGAACACTCAGACTCAGTTTCAGTATGCTAAGGGGagaggaaatcagagtaagaATTCTCCGTATTTGATTTGTGTATGTTGTGGGCGTTTCCACCCTTATGACTCATGCAAAATTGGTTTAGGTGGTTGTTTCATTTGTGGGTTGCCTGGCCACATTGTGAAGGATTGCACTCGTAGGAGGAACCAAAATGCGGGCCAGAGTCAGCATCAAGGTCGAGTCTTTGCTGTGAATGCCAAGGATGCTTCTAAGGCAGATCCGTTGATGAAAGGTATATGTCTAATTGGTTATAAGTCCTTAGTTGCATTATATAATACTGGAGCTTCGCATTCGTTTATTTTGTTTGCTAAAGTTGAGGAATTAGGCTTGAAAGTGTCAGAGTTACATTTTGATCTGCATATGAATACTTCGCATCAAATAGTTATGACTAGCTCAGGTTGTagacaagtaggtttcaagcttgagAGTAGAGATTTTGTGCATGATGTGATCTGTTTACCAATGGTGGGGCTTGaaatgattttggggtttgattcATTGTCGAAGAACCAGGTTTTGTTGGATTGTTTTGAACGGACAATTTTGTTTATGACGGAAGGAGAAAATGGAGCAGTGGTAGCCACGGGGtattacctgaactctgtaatggtACATTGTAGTGGGGAGGAATGTCAGGGTTATATTCTGTTTGCTGCTAATGCGTTGGGTGATGCCCAGAACTTGGATCAGATACCAGTGGTTAGAGATTTTCCAGAAGTATTTTAG